One window of the Burkholderia sp. FERM BP-3421 genome contains the following:
- the phnU gene encoding 2-aminoethylphosphonate ABC transporter permease subunit codes for MSSLSSPDTPLGADARRSASADAHAAAARRARRLGQLHLIGLALVVLGPLVLYPLARLVLLSVTGEHGFTLDAYRTFFANPDTRNVLGTTLWVLFVSAGTASVCGVLLASLLFFRPFPGAALVTRFLELYVAFPSFLVAFTLIFLYGSQGSVSIGLQRLFGLEAPPLDFLFGIGGVILAQTMFYTPFVVRPTLASFATLDLRLVEAARSLGANGWMLATRVILPIAWPGIAAGTILCFLLTLNEFGILLVLGSARLVTLPVAIYSSATVDLDLPTASAGAVVMLAMSLSLYALYRRMNRRALGGGRDAR; via the coding sequence ATGTCGTCCTTATCCAGCCCTGACACCCCACTGGGCGCCGACGCCCGGCGCAGCGCATCGGCCGACGCGCACGCGGCGGCCGCGCGGCGCGCGCGCCGGCTCGGCCAGTTGCATCTGATCGGACTCGCGCTCGTCGTGCTCGGCCCGCTCGTGCTGTATCCGCTCGCGCGCCTCGTGCTGCTGAGCGTGACGGGCGAGCACGGCTTCACGCTCGACGCGTACCGCACGTTCTTCGCCAATCCCGATACGCGCAACGTGCTCGGCACGACGCTGTGGGTGTTGTTCGTGAGCGCCGGCACGGCATCGGTGTGCGGCGTGCTGCTCGCGTCGCTGCTGTTCTTCCGGCCGTTTCCGGGGGCGGCGCTCGTGACGCGCTTCCTGGAGCTGTACGTGGCGTTCCCGTCGTTCCTGGTCGCGTTCACGCTGATCTTCCTGTACGGCTCGCAGGGCTCGGTCAGCATCGGCCTGCAACGGCTGTTCGGGCTGGAGGCGCCGCCGCTCGACTTCCTGTTCGGGATCGGCGGCGTGATTCTCGCGCAGACGATGTTCTATACGCCGTTCGTGGTGCGACCGACGCTCGCGTCGTTCGCGACGCTCGACCTGCGGCTCGTCGAGGCGGCGCGCAGCCTCGGCGCGAACGGCTGGATGCTTGCGACGCGGGTGATTCTGCCGATCGCCTGGCCGGGCATCGCGGCGGGCACGATCCTGTGCTTCCTGCTGACGCTGAACGAATTCGGCATCCTGCTGGTGCTGGGCAGCGCGCGCCTCGTGACGCTGCCGGTGGCGATCTACAGCAGCGCGACGGTTGACCTCGACCTGCCGACCGCGTCGGCGGGGGCGGTGGTGATGCTCGCGATGTCGTTGTCGCTGTATGCGTTGTACCGGCGGATGAACCGCCGCGCGCTGGGAGGAGGCCGCGATGCCCGCTGA
- the phnA gene encoding phosphonoacetate hydrolase: protein METHIEVNGRRYRMPTVPTVAVCVDGCEYAYLEHAVEAGVAPFIGKMIENGAAFRADCVIPSFTNPNNLSIVCGVPPAVHGICGNYFWDPDAKQGEGAEVMMNDPAYLRADTLLAAASQAGARVAVVTAKDKLRRLLGWRMRGICFSAEKAGQANLVENGISDVLDLVGLPVPDVYSAALSEFVFAAGVRLAKRRQVDLMYLSTTDYVQHKCAPGSDGANAFYAMMDRYLAQLDALGWVIGLTADHGMNAKHDPLTGAPNVVYLQDALDAWLGGGRARVILPITDPYVVHHGALGSFATIYLAEGVAASDVTARLAQVDGVETVLDNAAAAARFELPADRIGDVVVVSRRDVALGTRAREHDLSGLTVPLRSHGGVSEQEVPLLFNRRVAPREDGRRLRNFDVFDFALNRVMQ from the coding sequence ATGGAAACTCATATCGAAGTCAATGGCCGCCGCTACCGGATGCCGACCGTGCCGACCGTCGCCGTGTGCGTCGACGGTTGCGAATACGCGTACCTCGAGCATGCGGTCGAGGCAGGCGTCGCGCCGTTCATCGGCAAGATGATCGAAAACGGCGCGGCGTTCCGGGCGGACTGCGTGATCCCGTCGTTCACCAACCCCAACAACCTGTCGATCGTCTGCGGCGTGCCGCCGGCGGTGCACGGGATCTGCGGCAATTATTTCTGGGATCCGGACGCGAAGCAGGGCGAGGGCGCCGAGGTCATGATGAACGATCCCGCCTACCTGCGCGCGGACACGCTGCTCGCGGCGGCGTCGCAGGCGGGCGCGCGGGTGGCCGTGGTGACCGCGAAGGACAAGCTGCGCCGCCTGCTCGGCTGGCGGATGCGCGGCATCTGCTTCTCGGCCGAGAAGGCGGGGCAGGCGAACCTCGTCGAGAACGGCATCAGCGACGTGCTCGACCTCGTTGGACTGCCGGTGCCCGACGTGTACAGCGCCGCGCTGTCCGAATTCGTGTTCGCCGCCGGCGTGCGGCTCGCGAAGCGGCGGCAGGTGGACCTGATGTACCTGTCGACGACCGATTACGTGCAGCACAAGTGCGCGCCGGGCAGCGACGGCGCGAACGCGTTCTACGCGATGATGGACCGCTACCTCGCGCAGCTCGACGCGCTGGGCTGGGTGATCGGGCTGACCGCCGACCATGGGATGAACGCGAAGCACGATCCGTTGACCGGCGCGCCGAACGTCGTCTATCTGCAGGATGCGCTCGATGCCTGGCTGGGCGGCGGCCGGGCCCGCGTGATCCTGCCGATCACCGATCCGTACGTGGTGCATCACGGCGCGCTCGGCTCGTTCGCGACGATCTATCTGGCGGAAGGCGTCGCGGCCTCCGACGTGACCGCGCGGCTTGCGCAGGTCGACGGCGTGGAGACCGTGCTCGACAACGCGGCGGCGGCGGCGCGCTTCGAACTGCCGGCCGATCGGATCGGCGATGTGGTGGTGGTGAGCCGGCGCGATGTCGCGCTCGGCACGCGCGCGCGCGAACATGACCTGTCGGGCTTGACGGTGCCGCTGCGTTCGCACGGCGGGGTGTCGGAACAGGAAGTGCCGCTGCTGTTCAATCGACGGGTTGCGCCGCGGGAAGACGGTCGCCGGCTGCGCAACTTCGACGTGTTCGATTTCGCGCTCAACCGGGTGATGCAATGA
- the phnY gene encoding phosphonoacetaldehyde dehydrogenase, whose protein sequence is MNSILLNDHPAFRVESLRWCGEAAARPRSLDVHDPYSGMRVGTVPLASVDDVRRAFEYAAAYQPRLSRYDRSRILENAAMLLRERTEEASTLISLESGLSKQDSRYEIGRVADVFKFASIEALRDDAQSYSCDLTPHGKSRRVFSQRQPLDGVIVAITPFNHPMNQVAHKIAPAIATNNRVIVKPSEKVPLSALYLADLLYEAGLPEPMLQVLTGDPREIADELLTHPLASLITFTGGVSIGKAIAAKAGYRRIVLELGGNDPLIVLDDADLERAATLAAQGSYRNSGQRCTAVKRILVQNKVAADFTELLVEKTRSWSYGDPFDEANQMGTVIDEAAARLFEARVDEAIACGARLLTGHARHGALYAPTVLDRVDPSMTLVREETFGPVSPIIGFDTIDDAIRISNGTAFGLSSGVCTDRTDAVVRFVNELNVGTVNVWEVPGYRIELTPFGGIKDSGLGYKEGVQEAMKSFTNLKTFSLPWV, encoded by the coding sequence ATGAATTCGATCCTGCTGAACGATCACCCGGCGTTCCGCGTCGAGTCGCTGCGCTGGTGCGGCGAGGCGGCCGCGCGGCCGCGCTCGCTCGACGTGCACGATCCGTATTCGGGCATGCGGGTGGGCACGGTGCCGCTCGCCTCGGTCGACGACGTGCGGCGCGCGTTCGAGTACGCCGCCGCATACCAGCCGCGCCTGTCGCGCTATGACCGATCGCGGATCCTGGAGAACGCGGCGATGCTGCTGCGCGAGCGCACCGAGGAAGCATCGACGCTGATTTCGCTCGAATCGGGCTTGTCGAAGCAGGATTCGCGCTACGAGATCGGCCGCGTGGCGGACGTGTTCAAGTTCGCCTCGATCGAGGCGCTGCGCGACGACGCGCAGAGCTACTCGTGCGATCTGACGCCGCACGGCAAGTCGCGCCGGGTGTTTTCGCAGCGCCAGCCGCTCGATGGCGTGATCGTGGCGATCACGCCGTTCAATCATCCGATGAACCAGGTCGCGCACAAGATCGCGCCGGCGATCGCGACGAACAACCGGGTGATCGTGAAGCCGTCGGAGAAGGTGCCGTTGTCGGCGTTGTACCTGGCGGACCTGCTGTATGAGGCGGGGCTGCCTGAACCGATGCTGCAGGTGCTGACCGGCGATCCGCGCGAGATCGCGGACGAACTGCTGACGCATCCGCTCGCGTCGCTGATCACGTTCACGGGCGGCGTGTCGATCGGCAAGGCGATCGCGGCGAAGGCGGGCTACCGCCGCATCGTGCTGGAGTTGGGCGGTAACGATCCGCTGATCGTGCTCGACGACGCGGATCTCGAACGCGCGGCGACGCTGGCCGCGCAGGGCTCGTATCGGAACTCGGGGCAGCGCTGCACGGCGGTCAAGCGGATCCTGGTGCAGAACAAGGTGGCGGCGGATTTCACTGAGCTGCTGGTCGAGAAGACGCGAAGCTGGTCGTATGGCGACCCGTTCGATGAAGCGAACCAGATGGGCACGGTGATCGACGAAGCGGCGGCGCGCCTGTTCGAGGCGCGCGTCGACGAGGCGATCGCGTGCGGTGCGCGGCTGCTGACGGGCCATGCGCGGCATGGCGCGCTGTATGCGCCGACCGTGCTCGACCGGGTGGATCCGTCGATGACGCTGGTGCGCGAGGAGACTTTCGGGCCGGTGTCGCCGATCATCGGCTTCGACACGATCGACGATGCGATCCGGATCAGCAACGGCACGGCGTTCGGGTTGTCGTCGGGCGTGTGCACCGATCGCACCGATGCGGTCGTGCGTTTCGTCAACGAGCTGAACGTCGGGACCGTGAATGTGTGGGAGGTGCCGGGATACCGGATCGAGCTGACGCCGTTCGGCGGTATCAAGGATTCCGGGCTCGGCTACAAGGAAGGGGTTCAGGAGGCGATGAAGAGCTTCACGAATCTCAAGACCTTTTCGTTGCCGTGGGTGTGA
- the phnT gene encoding 2-aminoethylphosphonate ABC transport system ATP-binding subunit PhnT — MNPVDTASLTHPGAFGAAEPRATPRAGAPGGVLIEHLSVRYGARTVLDDLSLSIGAGELLTVLGKSGCGKTTMLRFIAGFVKADGLTGTLTVAGRDLTHAPPHKRNLGLLFQNYALFPHLSVFENVAFGLRARRMSSAEITRRVADALKLVQLGDAGHVMPAQLSGGMQQRVALARALVIEPDVLLLDEPLSALDANLRSSVRTELKALHERLPNLTIVCVTHDRDDALVLSDRALLMRDGRIAQIGTPQQLYDAPRDGFVARYLGAANLLPPAVVFPLGDPRHGERERVACVRPERFVIRPLGEGQLHGTIASVEWHGSELSVSVALDAAPDEPVRVTMQRGRGATPERGARISLHCEADDVVLIQP, encoded by the coding sequence ATGAATCCGGTGGATACCGCAAGTTTGACCCATCCCGGCGCGTTCGGCGCCGCCGAGCCGCGCGCGACGCCGCGCGCCGGCGCGCCGGGCGGCGTGCTGATCGAGCATCTGAGCGTGCGCTACGGCGCGCGCACGGTGCTCGATGACCTGTCGCTGTCGATCGGCGCGGGCGAGTTGTTGACCGTGCTCGGCAAGAGCGGCTGCGGCAAGACCACGATGCTGCGCTTCATCGCCGGCTTCGTGAAGGCCGACGGCCTGACCGGCACGCTGACGGTGGCGGGCCGCGACCTCACGCACGCGCCGCCGCACAAGCGCAATCTCGGCCTGCTGTTCCAGAACTACGCGCTGTTCCCGCACCTGTCGGTGTTCGAGAACGTCGCGTTCGGGCTGCGGGCGCGCCGCATGTCGTCGGCGGAGATCACGCGCCGCGTGGCCGACGCGCTGAAGCTCGTGCAGCTCGGCGACGCGGGGCACGTGATGCCCGCGCAGCTGTCGGGCGGCATGCAGCAGCGGGTCGCGCTCGCCCGGGCGCTCGTGATCGAGCCCGACGTGCTGCTGCTCGACGAGCCGCTGTCGGCGCTCGACGCGAACTTGAGGTCTTCCGTCCGGACCGAATTGAAAGCGCTGCACGAGCGGCTGCCGAACCTGACCATCGTGTGCGTGACGCACGACCGCGACGATGCGCTGGTGCTGTCCGACCGCGCGCTGCTGATGCGGGACGGCCGGATCGCGCAGATCGGCACGCCGCAGCAGTTGTACGATGCGCCGCGCGACGGTTTCGTCGCGCGCTATCTCGGCGCGGCGAACCTGCTGCCGCCCGCCGTGGTGTTCCCGCTCGGGGATCCGCGCCACGGCGAGCGTGAACGGGTCGCGTGCGTGCGGCCCGAGCGTTTCGTGATCCGGCCGCTCGGCGAGGGGCAGCTGCACGGCACGATCGCATCGGTCGAGTGGCACGGCTCGGAGCTGTCGGTGTCGGTCGCGCTCGACGCGGCGCCCGACGAGCCCGTGCGGGTCACGATGCAACGCGGACGGGGCGCGACGCCCGAGCGCGGCGCGCGAATTTCCCTGCATTGCGAGGCGGATGATGTCGTCCTTATCCAGCCCTGA
- the phnS gene encoding 2-aminoethylphosphonate ABC transporter substrate-binding protein — MTFPKSLSAHAGAFRKLAIAACAAGLLQGIASPAHAAGAVVLYTADGLENLYRDVLPAFEKKEGVKVNIVTAGSGEVVNRANVEKNSPKADVIVTLPPFIQQAGQLGLLQAYQSVNYKNVPAIAKAEDGTWATFVNNYFSFAINPDVVKNQPKTFADLLSPDYSGKVAYSNPATAGDGMAVIILTTTLMGEDKAFDYLAKLERSVKFHTKGTGYLNVLLSRNEISVANGDLQMDLDDAEHGGLSIKPIFLAAKDGDQPTTFQLPYGIGLIKSGPNQDAGKKLIDYLMSTDVQAKVPDMYGIPGRSDVPLAGKNGEAVKRAIAGVKLIPVDWTAVLAKKQGWTERWKSQVVGSSGKQTDVVKPK, encoded by the coding sequence ATGACATTTCCGAAATCCTTGAGCGCCCACGCCGGCGCGTTCCGCAAGCTTGCGATCGCGGCATGCGCTGCAGGCTTGCTGCAAGGTATTGCGTCGCCGGCCCACGCAGCCGGCGCGGTCGTGCTGTACACGGCAGACGGCCTGGAGAATCTCTATCGCGACGTGCTGCCCGCGTTCGAGAAGAAAGAGGGCGTGAAGGTCAACATCGTGACGGCGGGCAGCGGTGAAGTGGTGAATCGCGCGAACGTCGAGAAGAACTCGCCGAAGGCCGACGTGATCGTCACGCTGCCGCCGTTCATCCAGCAGGCGGGCCAGCTCGGCTTGCTGCAGGCTTACCAGAGCGTGAACTACAAGAACGTGCCGGCGATCGCGAAGGCGGAGGACGGCACCTGGGCGACCTTCGTCAACAACTACTTCTCGTTCGCGATCAACCCGGACGTCGTGAAGAACCAGCCGAAGACCTTCGCCGACCTGCTGAGCCCGGATTACAGCGGCAAGGTGGCGTACTCGAACCCGGCGACGGCGGGCGACGGGATGGCGGTGATCATCCTGACGACGACGCTGATGGGCGAGGACAAGGCGTTCGACTACCTGGCGAAGCTGGAGCGCAGCGTGAAGTTCCACACCAAGGGCACGGGCTACCTGAACGTGCTGTTGTCGCGCAATGAGATCAGCGTCGCGAACGGCGACCTGCAGATGGATCTCGACGACGCCGAGCACGGCGGCCTGTCGATCAAGCCGATCTTCCTCGCGGCGAAGGACGGCGACCAGCCGACGACGTTCCAGCTGCCGTACGGGATCGGCCTGATCAAGAGCGGCCCGAACCAGGACGCGGGCAAGAAGCTGATCGACTACCTGATGTCGACCGACGTGCAGGCCAAGGTGCCCGACATGTACGGGATCCCGGGCCGCAGCGACGTGCCGCTCGCGGGCAAGAACGGCGAGGCGGTGAAGCGCGCGATCGCGGGCGTGAAGCTGATTCCGGTCGACTGGACCGCGGTGCTGGCGAAGAAGCAGGGTTGGACCGAGCGCTGGAAGTCGCAGGTGGTCGGCAGCTCGGGCAAGCAGACCGACGTCGTCAAGCCGAAGTAA
- the phnV gene encoding 2-aminoethylphosphonate ABC transport system, membrane component PhnV: protein MPADFPLRVGAVPRRDVTWRDAALKHASRAALAVAAFACFWLFVMPVIVVALSSVATQWSGTILPASYSLRWFERLGAPEFDALAMSLEIGFGVALLGTALGLWLALALEGRGRSGLGALVDALAMLPNGVPSVVLGLAVLIAYHQKPLDLSSSPAIVVLVQLALILPFCYRCAAAALRPELTVLREAAASLGAPPSMVLRRVLLPQVVPAIRASLALGFALSLGELGATLTVYPPGFATVPIVVIGQVERGYYLPASALALLMLIASLAALLLIAARAPRLRR from the coding sequence ATGCCCGCTGATTTTCCGCTGCGCGTCGGCGCCGTGCCGCGCCGCGACGTGACCTGGCGCGACGCCGCGCTCAAGCATGCGTCGCGGGCGGCGCTCGCGGTGGCCGCGTTCGCGTGCTTCTGGTTGTTCGTGATGCCCGTGATCGTGGTGGCGCTGTCGAGCGTCGCGACCCAGTGGTCGGGCACGATCCTGCCGGCGAGCTACAGCCTGCGCTGGTTCGAGCGGCTCGGCGCGCCGGAATTCGATGCGCTCGCCATGAGCCTCGAAATCGGTTTCGGCGTCGCGCTGCTCGGCACCGCGCTCGGCCTGTGGTTGGCGCTCGCGCTCGAAGGGCGCGGCCGCAGCGGACTCGGCGCGCTGGTCGATGCGCTGGCGATGCTGCCGAACGGCGTGCCGAGCGTGGTGCTCGGGCTGGCCGTGCTGATCGCGTATCACCAGAAGCCGCTCGATCTGTCCAGCTCGCCCGCGATCGTCGTGCTGGTGCAGCTCGCGCTGATCCTGCCGTTCTGCTACCGCTGCGCGGCCGCCGCGCTGCGCCCCGAACTGACCGTGCTGCGCGAAGCCGCGGCGAGCCTGGGTGCGCCGCCGTCGATGGTGCTGCGCCGGGTGCTGCTGCCGCAGGTCGTGCCGGCCATCCGCGCGAGCCTCGCGCTGGGCTTCGCGCTGTCGCTCGGCGAGCTGGGCGCGACCCTGACCGTCTATCCGCCCGGCTTCGCCACGGTGCCGATCGTCGTGATCGGCCAGGTGGAGCGCGGCTACTATCTGCCCGCATCGGCGCTCGCGCTGCTGATGCTGATCGCCTCGCTTGCCGCGTTGCTGCTGATCGCCGCGCGCGCCCCCCGACTCAGACGCTGA